A region of the Synechococcus sp. PCC 7502 genome:
CGCATCCCAAAATGATCAAAAAGAGTCCAAAGAGTTTAGTGTTGAGGCTGGGTTTCTTTCTGGTTGGTTTTCTGCAAATACTCGTCAAGAGTTAAATGCGATCGCCACCGACTGGGAGCAAAATAGAACTCAATATTTAGTTGGGGCGAAGCTGCACATTGAGCAAATTAAACTGAACTTTGTGAGTAAGGGCATGAAGACAGCCGCAATTTTGGCAAAGAACCAGTTCACCCTCTAGGATTGGCGGTGAGATTACTGTGGGATTACGGTAAGATTGATTATGAACTAAAAATGAAAAGTTAAAGCTCTGAACACTAATCGATCGCCGAACCTATCGCCAAATTTTAAAATTGCTCTCACCACATTCATTACCGTATTTCTAGCTGAAATTGGAGATAAAACTCAAATTACAACCATGATGATTACGGCTGAATCCGACTCCCCTTGGATTGTATTTCTAGGAGCAGCGATCGCTTTAATTTCCACTAGTTTTCTAGGGGTGGCAGCAGGGAAATGGTTATCCCGTATATTTTCACCCTATTGGCTAGATACCTTAGCAGGACTAAGTTTTATAATTTTAGCGATCGCCCTACTCTGGGATGCTACGAGCCACCCTTAGGTTTAAGCGCAATTAGAAGCTCAAACTTACTGGTGTTTTTATTAGGCACTGAAGCAGTAACACCAATACCTCGGACAGTTTTAATCAGGGCTGTGATCTCTGGGGTAATTGATGACTGCTCTGTGGGTGGAATAAATCGGCTGCTATACCATGCCCAAGCTTTATCCATATCTAGATAAAAGTAACCAATATTAGATTTATCCAAAGAGCCAGTGACAGATTTAAATGTAGCTGAGCTATCCAAATTAGCTGTGGGTTTAGCAAGAGCATCAACTAAAGCACCCACCGATAAAAATACTGTATCTTGCTGGTACCAACCATAGCCGATCGCAAAACCGGGAGCTTGAGGACTAGTCCATTCCGTTACTGAGACTCCCTTCACATCCTTAGTGCTAACTTGAAGTCCGTTGCCCTTGACAAAAGTATCCAATTTTTTCAGAGTTGCTTCCGCCGCCGCCCGATTACTGGTTTGAAAAATTAAAGCAGGTCCAACCCCAGATTGAGCTAGTAATCCTTCCGAAGAAGCGATCGCCCCCACCGCATACTCCCCATCCATCCAGCCAAATACATCTTTATCTAAATCCAAGGCGATCGGTGAATTTTTTAGCCCATTTCTGACCTCGTCCAGTTGCCCTTTAAGAGTCGGGTCTTTTGCGGCATCTTTGGCAAACTGCTCCCATCGGCTTTTAATATCAATGCCTGTAATCAAGGCAAAGGTTTCAGGTGGGAACTGGGCAATGACTTTACCCGGCGAGGGCTTATATTCAATCTTAATAGCACTAGCATCTAAGTCCGTAATCCCTTTAAGCCTTAGACCATCACTATCTACACCTAGACCCATGGTTATAGACTTAACCGATTTTAACTGAGCAAGGGTCTGCGGTGGAATTGGTCGAGCATTGGGATTGAGAGATATTAACTTCTCAACGGAATTCGCAAAATCAGGCACATAAAACTGTACCAACGGGGTCTTTAACTCCAAACTAGCGGGAGCGATCGCTGGTGCTAAAGAAGCTTCACCTTGAAAAGTATCAATGGCTTTTTCCACAGAACCAGACTGGGGTGAAAATACCGTATAGTCGCCGAGCAAAGCTACATTAGTGGGCTTACCAGTTTTTCCCGTCACTATAGAAATTTGTACGCCTTTATAGTCCTTTTGCGTGACTGTAGCATTAGCCTTAACCTTATCAAAAAACTTATTGGCTGCACCTTTATCTTTAATCTGAACCACAACCAAAATATTGGGATCAGAGTTATCCAAGGCTTGAGCAATATTGGTAGTAGAAACTGGTAATAATTTTGGTAAGGTCTGCGCTTTAGGGGCAGCAGGAGGTAAAATTGCCAGCACTACATCTCCGACCCAGGGCTTAATATCCGTAGCAAAATTTAGATCACCCCTACTTAAAGCCTCTTTTTCTACCTTTTGTAACTCTTCATCAAGGTATTTTTTTACCTCTGGTGATTGAAACTGCTCCAACTGCGACCAAGCATTACTATCCCCAGAAATAGAAGTAGCAAATAAAACTTGCCTAGGGACAACTTTAGCTATATCCGCAACTCCCGAACTACCCGTAAGTGAGCTTTGTTTATATAAAATATAGGCACCAATTCCACCCGCTATAACTACTAGACCTCCAATTACAGGAAGTAGAAAATTTGATTTTTGATTTGACATTGTTTTAGTTCAAGTTTCAGTTCAATTGAATCCCTAGCAATGAGCAAGAATATCATTATTTGCACAATTTTGTTGTGCTTAGCAAAATGGTTAATGCCGTAATTTCAACAACTTGGTAATGAAGTTACTAAAATCTAAAGGCTTGGGATTATAGAAAAATATGGAAAAGAAATTTGGATCGTAGGGAATTGATAAACAGTTATGGTGATGCTCAGAGAAATTTAAAAATTAGGGAATTCTATAATTAATCCTTACCAATCGATATTTATCCAATCCTAGGGGCTTAAAGCGGTCATAGTAACCCTTTATGGTTTCAAGGGCAACCTGCTCTAGCTTACTATTGGTACTTTCTAAAACTATGGGGTCTTTTACCACCCTTCCGGATGGGCTAACCACAAGTACAAATACCACCGATCCACTGATGTTAGGTATAGATTTTTGATCAAGGGGAATCCACTCCATAGGTTCTCTTTGATCGGGAGAAACAGCAACATTGGGAGCAGCAATTTGACGCTGAATAACTTTGTCTGCCCCATACTGGCTAATAATGCTATTAATATCAGTATTCCTAATCATCAGATCGGAGGCTCTATAGCTATAACGAGTCACAGGGTCAAGCATAGGCACTGGCAGTGGTTCGGGTTGTATAGGTTTGGTGTTATCAATTAGATTAGGAGAATTATTTGGAATACCTAAAACTTCAGGCTTGATATTACTGCTAGTTACAGGAAAATTTAAGTTGCTTTGATTATTACCCTTGAGATTATTTCTAAGATTTGGCTGGAGATTACCAGCACTAGGCAGAATTTTCAAATTACTTTGCTGGGGGTCTTGGGGTAAAACCGATAGTAATGGTGGTGGCAGTATAGATGGATTATAACCAGAAGGAGGTGGAGGAGGTGACGGCAAATTAATTTGATTGAGATTTAAAGGAGTGAAAGACTGTGGTAGTCGTAGTTTTGACTTCAGTAATAATTCGGGTGGCAGGGTGACTACGGCAATAGTTGAGATTTTCTGGGTGTTGACAGTATTAGGATTACGTTTAATTGGGTTTGGTAAAAGTAACCAAAAAGCAGTATGAGCAGCAATTGTAGCAACCATAATCAGCCACACAGACTTCTGTGACCAGAATTGATCTCTGGGTGATCGAGATTGCCAAAATTTTAGACTTTTAGAAATCTCTGGCTCTACTGCTGATGGGTTAAAAATCTCTGACATAGGTTTACTTGGTGGTTCCTTAATTCTCTACCTTAACTTTAAGTAGCTAATTTAAAAAGCTAAGATTTAGATGTAGCGATCGCCACCCGATCTCCCGCCACCTTGCGTAAAGCCTCTAGGGTATTAACCACCTGTTGATAGCTCACACTGGCATCTTCAGCATTAAGAACTACTAGTCCTTGGGGAAATGCACCAATATAGCCCTTAATAGCAAGGTCTAAGCCTTCGGGGGTAAGCAGATTTCCATCTATACGGGTTTTACCATCAATATCAAGGGTTACTACTAACATCTCATTTAGAGCTTTAGTATTTTGGGGAGCCTTAGTATCCTGAC
Encoded here:
- a CDS encoding TMEM165/GDT1 family protein; this encodes MTVFLAEIGDKTQITTMMITAESDSPWIVFLGAAIALISTSFLGVAAGKWLSRIFSPYWLDTLAGLSFIILAIALLWDATSHP
- a CDS encoding DUF3352 domain-containing protein; translated protein: MSNQKSNFLLPVIGGLVVIAGGIGAYILYKQSSLTGSSGVADIAKVVPRQVLFATSISGDSNAWSQLEQFQSPEVKKYLDEELQKVEKEALSRGDLNFATDIKPWVGDVVLAILPPAAPKAQTLPKLLPVSTTNIAQALDNSDPNILVVVQIKDKGAANKFFDKVKANATVTQKDYKGVQISIVTGKTGKPTNVALLGDYTVFSPQSGSVEKAIDTFQGEASLAPAIAPASLELKTPLVQFYVPDFANSVEKLISLNPNARPIPPQTLAQLKSVKSITMGLGVDSDGLRLKGITDLDASAIKIEYKPSPGKVIAQFPPETFALITGIDIKSRWEQFAKDAAKDPTLKGQLDEVRNGLKNSPIALDLDKDVFGWMDGEYAVGAIASSEGLLAQSGVGPALIFQTSNRAAAEATLKKLDTFVKGNGLQVSTKDVKGVSVTEWTSPQAPGFAIGYGWYQQDTVFLSVGALVDALAKPTANLDSSATFKSVTGSLDKSNIGYFYLDMDKAWAWYSSRFIPPTEQSSITPEITALIKTVRGIGVTASVPNKNTSKFELLIALKPKGGS
- a CDS encoding TonB protein → MSEIFNPSAVEPEISKSLKFWQSRSPRDQFWSQKSVWLIMVATIAAHTAFWLLLPNPIKRNPNTVNTQKISTIAVVTLPPELLLKSKLRLPQSFTPLNLNQINLPSPPPPPSGYNPSILPPPLLSVLPQDPQQSNLKILPSAGNLQPNLRNNLKGNNQSNLNFPVTSSNIKPEVLGIPNNSPNLIDNTKPIQPEPLPVPMLDPVTRYSYRASDLMIRNTDINSIISQYGADKVIQRQIAAPNVAVSPDQREPMEWIPLDQKSIPNISGSVVFVLVVSPSGRVVKDPIVLESTNSKLEQVALETIKGYYDRFKPLGLDKYRLVRINYRIP
- a CDS encoding biopolymer transporter ExbD — protein: MKIRSTDKPSSPTEVNVIPLLDVVFAILSFFVLVSAGLAPIQKIGVDLPTKSQDTKAPQNTKALNEMLVVTLDIDGKTRIDGNLLTPEGLDLAIKGYIGAFPQGLVVLNAEDASVSYQQVVNTLEALRKVAGDRVAIATSKS